The window CTGTGTAATGGTGTAGTATTGTTTTTCATGGGGCCTGCCCCATATGGTGCTTTGTTCATCATAAGTTTGTCTCCCTCTGACTTGTAATAGTCGCTTAAAGACATCAGTCTGTTTTGATCTCTATCCTTAATCACCTTGTGATTGCCAGAAGTTGGGGCAGTGTATGCCCTCCCTCCATATATCACAGTGTCTTTACCTAAAACCTTTTTCTGCAAATTAACAAGCCCTTTACCCATAGTTGACGACTGTAGCTCTGACCTTTTTGAGTACTTCTGATACTCCTGTTTCACATGATAAATGCAGTGTTCACATTGTGATAAATTAACAAACGCTGTGCATGGTTCCCCATTTTTCTTTTTACTCTTACAAGTGCCTAGGTCTTTAGATTGACCAAGAATCATGACTCGATCAGAGGTTTCAACACTGAGGCATGCCTGGTCAGCACTGTTTTGTGAACGATCTAATACATTAGGATTCAGAACTGCAACGACAGTGCCTTCAGTTGTTTTCCAGAGATCATTATAGGCTTTCCGAAATAGAAACATTGAAACTGTCTTCAAGTCATCCTTAAGGTCACTGAGAGTCCAAATTAGAAATTGATTGCCTTTCTGGGACTTTTTCACAGCACTTTTTCTGACGATGACACCAGCTGTTACCCAATCCTTTGATAAGTCTTCATTCTCTACATGTCTTTTCACTCTTAACATATTGATAGCCTCTCTCCCTTGCATGCGATCTAAGAGAGCTGCACTGGATATAAGTGGTTTTGTAATTCTAATTCCAAATACTGGATCAGTGTAAATGTCTGAAACTGCTTTAGTCTTGGTTTCTGGAGCACAGAACACATGCCTAATGTCTTGCTGTACTTCTTTGGgtttacttttgtttttgttaaatttaaCGTCATTATTAACTTGTCGCAACCTAGTTACAAAGTCCAACTGTTTCTCTACGTGTTCTTGTTGTTTGTCGTCTAGTATTTTTTTCACTTGCGAGCCGTAATCGTTGTATTTGCGTTCAGTGTAGTTCCGTTTCTCCTCGTCGTCTGAAGAGTCCGTGTCTCCGTTATGCACCTCTGATGACTTCCCGGCTTTGCTCACTAGTAATTCAGGTTCAGATTGTGTGCTAGAGCTTGGTTGGAATATATCCACTTCGCGTAAACTTTCCTTTTGGACAGATTCAGCCTCGTCAGCTAAATCGGCACGTAGCAACTCGTCCAACTCAGCTAATTCATCGATGTCAGACATTTTAATACAGTTTATGAACTGcttattaatttaattgataTTAAATGTGATATAACGCATGCAACAACTTTAAAACTACTAGAAAAACATCGAATTCTTCAGAAAAGTAGATCACATAATTTCGCGGTAAAATGGCAAACGTCAAAGTGATATCATTGCTGTGGGTTTGTTTCGCATCCTTAAAAAACTACTCTCACTAATGTCGATTTCAGTCCAAGACCAGAAGTTTAAATGGTTACTCAGCCAGTTTGACccatttttttttgacatttacaaTTACGACATTTGACGTTTCGTGAATTTCGTGTTCGTGAGGAAATTTACGTCTTGGTCTTGTGGATATATCGTGCCGGTTTATAATTAGTTCTAATATTGGCTATTGATTTTGTTCATAAATAAACCTTCGGATTCAGAAACAAACCTCATACCGTGGGAACAATGGCAGGTAAGCTGTTATTTATAAACGCTGTGTTCAGTGTACTTGTTGTTAGAAGTATACATATGCATTGTTTTTCGCAGACAATATTGAACCTAAGCCTAAGAATGAGGCTGCAACTCCTGAGAAAGATGTTGAGAGGTGCGAGACGTCCCCGCCGCCTCCGCCGACGCCGCCAGCCGCTGAAGAGGACACTCAAGAGATCATAGTCGTGAATGAGCTCACTAAGGAACTCGATTTGAACCATGGCAGGATTGGGAAAATTGAAAATCTTGAGGACTTGAGACGGTTAGAAAGGTAATTTACCCTGCAATTCTAATTTCGACTACAAAATATATGTCTTGTTTGTACTTCAATATTTCATCAGATAATTTTTCCTGATCTTCAATGACTCATTGTGCTTGGTGATGAAACAGGTTTCTGTTGTTATTATCTGAAGAAGGGTATTATGTTTTATGTGTCACTCAACATAAACTATGTTTATTTGACACAACTGCCATAGAGAGACGGGTAATGTTAATCAACTGTTTGTACAGTAGTGTGCAATATAATAgcagtttatttataatatagtaacttgagtaaatatttttttaaataggctatagacacagaataattaatagtactaccgtacagaaaggaaacttcctacaaaaacgaagtttgacagcggttcatggtcgaatcatgctgtccctttctaatatatggcactatccctttcggctatttagggttgtcaaaaatcaagtgattatcttatctgtggtcgtgcacgcaaaaggaagtcaagtggtgccaaccctaataattgctcggagcaatgatgAGCCGagtggagccgagtttgaccaaagtcaggagtttcgcacccctgctataGACAGTCATGGTTCGGTGATATAAcctaagaattttatttaaaattatttttaaaacattttttcttAAGTTAGTGTCATAGTTATGCGATAGATGTTATATTTATTACTACAGGCTATACCTCCGTTGGAACCTCATAAAAAAGATAGAAGGGCTCGCCAACTTGACCACACTGGTGGAGCTGGAGCTGTATGACAACCAGATCACTGTCATGGAGAACATGGAGACACTTGTCAACCTCGAGTAagtaacagttttgaatgacaGTTTCACTAGACCTATACCAACCGGGATATGAACCTTGATTACTGTTATGTATAGACAATGAGGGTAGGTTTTGACATTTGTGTTAAAAGTGAGGTACTTGTGAAAAGGCAGTCTGTCAACGCGAACCTGGACCAGAGCATGTGCATGGACCCCTAAACCGTgagttattatattaattaccttttgtattgtttttgagCTCCCGATGTTTTGCACGGCTGTATTAGCTTTCAATGCACAAAAGGTAAAGGTAATTTTGTCAAGGCAcaaaaaggtaatcacggttcatatcccgtcTATATAAGTCTAGAGTAAGTACTTTGACAGGGCCAGATTTAGGAATTTTAATGGcttgcagcggtcggcaaccttttagcagccaagggccacatagcagtcaACGAAGTGGTTGCgagccgcactttgttaatatttatgactttatcagacattgtcaattgtcaatattacaaataaaatagccagggaggctcgcgggccgcaagtgaggttcgctggttgccgaccgctgctctaagcAATTACACGCCATGAGCCCTTCTCTCGGGGGTCATCCATCAGAGTTTATTAGTTACTAAGGTTTTAGCACTCTTAGTGCACAGTCAGGCGTGGctaactccgcgatttcgtcgctttgctacagatagctaaaagtacatccgttcgaccccaattttggggtttgccttAAGCAGCGcgtgacgcgttttgttagagagtgagtcttctgtacctagtactattatttattctgtggcacagTGCCGTAAGCAGCTGCTTATTTTGTTTATTGGTTAATCCATCACTGTATAAACTAAGAACATAACTCATGTTGTTGATGAATTCCATTCTGGTCTTCTTCACCCCTTGGATGGCACTCTTATTGCAAATACAGAACTTAATATATGTGCCAATAAAATATTAGGAGTTTATTAAATTCTTCATTGAtcccattattattattagcaaAATTGGGATTAATCTACAAACATATTCCTATAAAAATCTCTCTTATGGTTCTATAAAATATGGACTATACACAATACTTCCTTTTAACACGAAAACATAAAATAGATATAAAATGTGCTTCATTCCAGATTACTAGACTTATCCTTCAACCGCATCAAAGAGATCCAAGGCCTGGACAACCTCACAAAGCTGACCAAGCTCTACCTCAGTTCTAACAAGATCACGGAGATCAAGAATGTGAACCACCTCACGCGGCTGGAGATGTTGGAGCTCGGAGACAATCGGATCAGGGTAAGATTGACATCATAAACTGTGTCAGACGTAGTGAATAATTGTTTCCCATCGTACGATGGGTTTCGGCGTTTCtaggaaacgttcgtatttgtcatgctacttcagtcaacctcagtacttcttgtaccaagactgactgaaataacaagacacgttcgtacgtttccgtgtctgagtcatggttgttttctatgtatttaagtatttatatattacatatattgttttctgagtacccacaacacaagccttcttgagcctaccgtggggcttagtcaatttgtgtaaaaatgtcctataatatttatttatttattttatttaattaaagttcaggatttgtcttggctagtttttaTACCAAAAATTTAGAAAAGTAACATAGGAGAAATAATATAGCGTGTACGTAAAAATTAGACAGTCAAATCCTGAACTTTCATTATAATTACTCCCCAAGCAAACTAGAACTTGGCAACCatatagatctcaattctttttCCGACGAAGTCAACAACGACgaatattcttaatattgaacttaGCACTCATCTCACCAATCTCATTGTGACCGTTGTGGGAAGCAGTGCAGAGCCCGCATCGGTTTGTCCAGTCACAAGAAAAGATGTGACTCTCGGAATACACAGCAGCTGTAATAAACATCTGAAGAAGatgtaaaggccaatgatgatgaactcttacatttatgtttttgatgggatttttGGTTACCCCGCGCCAGGAAGCGGACGCCTTTTCTTGTAGTTGACGTGCTCGTGATTTGTACTTAACATACAAAGTTTACAATGGCCATTGGCCACTTTATCTAGTCAATGATACCTTTGCAGATACATAAACACAAAACAAGGACAGTAACAGCGCGAAAATTTGAAGTTCCCCGGGTTAGTAACTATTTTGATGACAGGACTCTTAAGAAAAGACTTCCGTATTTCCTAAATAGTCTACCCgagaatattcggcatgaaccaaataagaaaaaattcaaaagcgcatTAAAACTGTACCTACTGCAAACACTTAAGTGACAATTGCACGCGTGCAAGTGTCACTTAAGTGCTTATGTGCTTATACATATtagataataattaagtataataatatacatgtatgtagagactcttacctgcaggcaaactgtaaatacagttttgcagggatCTGTATAGATTTAAGCTCTGTACtgtgtattaataataaataaataataaaaaaaaaaagatgtaaaaaaaacatttgtgacgttccacgacaaaaggtaccttatggcgactggcgcttacgtcgcatagcgccgcaataatattggagcggcgttaataatagcgtaagcgccaaccgccataaggtacctttaccgtgggacgtcacatttgatGAATCATCAATTGACACAAAAGGTTTTCACTGAAATCAAGGTCACGTTTTAAAGAGTCTATAACATTTGATGCGTGGGTGTTTGTCACAAAAACATAAGAGACCGCATGACTTTTATAAAACGCGTTTATATTAACGCGTAATTTTATTAAGCAAACATAGCCTCTAAAGATTTAGATACTATGTACTGCCATTCTTATAAATTTTACATACTTACTCGTAGTGCGACTTGAACCGTCCCATTCCCACTAGCTCGgggttaacccagtgtcaaattgtactggtaaccatggtaactccagcttTAACtagttaactccgggttagtgaatggtgcatgTGGCCCTTACAATATATTATTTACAGGAAATAAAAAACCTCGACGGCCTAGTCAACCTTCGACAACTCTACCTCGGCAAAAACAAAATCACCAAAATCCAGGGCTTAGAATCCTTCGCCGAGCTCTCGATCCTCGTCCTCCAAAGCAACCGCATCACCAAAATGGAGAATCTGGAGCCGCTGGTGAACCTCGACCAGCTGTATTTGTCGGAGAACGGGATTGAGAAGATTGAGGGGTTGGAGAATTTGAGTAATCTACAGACGTTGGACTTGGCGCAGAATAGATTAACATCGATTGATAACTTGACGCATATGATTGAGTTGGAAGAGTTGTGGGTGAGTGatcaattaataaaataatctttGTCCTTTAAAGTCAGGGTAACACTAGGGTACAAAAGTTCCGCGACACGTGCTGAAAGCGACGTCCGTGGTCGGGGGAAGTGGCGCAACGTTGCGCAACTTCTCTCGGCATGTCTGGCAACAGCGCGAGGCACTCGTCGCCACTGGCGTGAGAAATGGCCGCAAAGGTATTGCCGCGCagggtgtaatttagtaggcaaattgttgaattcataaaattatgaatgaaaaaattaacgtatcgataaaaggacAAGCAATAAAGAAGATTTGCTTAAAAGCAATCGAATGAAGTAAATTTTTAGTTAGTTCTAAAATAAGGAAATAAAGACAGTTTTAAGCATGtttttcaacttaagattctatcgagaaaataatgagccgtcatgtttctgacaagcaataaaGATGATTTACTAAAGCAATCGAATGAAGTAGGTTTCATACacattttcgtcgtagtacttctaaaataaggAAATGAAAAAcagcatgttttcaacttaagattctatcgagaaaataatgagccgtcatgtttctgacaagcaataacgtagttcaaggactgaagttatacatactagaaaataataCATGAAATCCTTGTAAACATCTGgaaatatggttacaaaaaagcgcattttactataCACCGCGCCTTAATTCCGTTTCTCGCCATCACGAGACTTCAATCAACCTAATTCCTTTCTTCAATTAATCGTTAATATTAGTAGAACAACGACTCAACTCACAGTGAAAATAGTTGTCATACGACTGTGTCGAACCAAGGGTCGGTGGTCTTAGTAAAATTGTTATAACGTGATAGAAATGGCAAAGTCTAGGTCAATTGGTATGTGTCATAGAGAATCAATGTCTACCATTTGTTTATGGCATATTATTATTGAACCATTACATTATAGTCACGGAAATTATGTATGGATGCTAAATATAAGAAaaccttaaaaaatattttgacccTGAACAGAAATGGGGCCAATTTTTTTGTCACAAgctacatttttattaattaaaaagttaCGGTAGGTTTTCTCGGCCCATGTACGCGTAGCAGCAGAGATAAATCTGATCTGATGTTTTTAAAAATCCATcttgtacctataaataaagcctttactttttttaatttcagcTAAACGACAATCAGATCAGCGATTGGGCAGACGTGGAACGCCTCCGGCCCAACGACAAACTAATCACGATATACTTGGAGCGCAACCCCGTGGCCTCGGACCCTGCCTACCGACGCAAGCTGAAACTGATTATTCCCAGCCTGCACCAGATCGACGCGACCTTGTGTAGATAAGCATTAACTATCCAAGTAACCCCAATCATTATATACTTGGAGCGCAACCCCGTGGCCTCAGACCCTGCCTACCGACGCAAGTTGAAGCTATCATCCCCGGCCTGTGTGTGTGACTCCACCGTGTGTAGATAAGTGTATTAGCCAATGTAACCCCAATATACTTGGACCGCAACCCCGTGGCTTCCGAGTCTTCCGACCCTGCCTTCCCACGTAACTGAAGCTAATCATACCCAGCCTACAGCAGATCGAGGGCGCTCTGTAGTATAAGTGTATTAGCCAAGTAACTCCAACATACTTGAAGCGCAACCCGATGGCTTCTAACCCTACCGTTGCAAGCTGAATCTCATAAAACCCAGTTTATGTGTAGATAAGCGACAAGCGTGTACTGGCCCAATcacgatatacagggtgtacaGTGGAAAATTTCCGATTTCAAATCCATATAATTTTCGAACGCGTAGTGCCAGGGAGACGCAGGGGTTTTCTTTagtttacatatttatagtTACATTTTTCTCTGTATTCGTAGTGTAAGACGTTATTACTAGCCGTCACTAAACGGGTGTATCATTTTCCACGTTAATGTAGAAGCTTGATTTTTTCACAGCTTCAAGGGACTGTAGACCTGAGgatatagttttaatttaaattcgaTACCTCTACGCATTCCTgtctgtcaagaccctttatctcaacacagacaggcagacggacTGGCTGGCTGGACGGTTTCTTTtttggcacggaaccctaaaaactgcttTTGTTTCAGTACTGCAAGATCCCAACATTgctttttgaatttcaaaacaagaaattaaaatcagaatctCCTAGTCAACTAAACTAATTGAAAGCTCGGTAGAAAATGTGAGTTGCAAAAAATTAAATCCGcattcttctttttttttaaataaatagttttgtttttatattttagtttttttagtccatttttgaatttggaaaTCTGCCACCGGACATCCTGTATATACTTTGGGCGCAACCACTCTCAATCTGGACTCACCTTACAATGGATTATTATAGCTGAAAAACTTTATCTACCCCTAGATAAGGTAacctacaattaaattaaaaataatacatttcataTTAAGGCGtttctccatattgcgcggcaaactatcgaacattggcgagcggctgcctcgcgagccaatgttcgatagtttgccgcgcaatatggagacacgCCTTTAGACCAacatataaataacaataatgaaattactaacattgaaattatttaaagaaataaataagatGTCAAAAATGTTCTAATTCGTGAGATTAGTTTAAAGTTTTTATATGaaaagaaaacataaaaaaaaactatggtAATATACATACAATTAGTACCTATGTTTAATATACATAAGTGCAGCTTtctgttatatttatattattttgcatttattaattaatccataggttatttaaataatacattgtattttcataattgttgcATATATGTTTTCATTAATAAGTATCCATTTGTTCCTGTGCTAATATTAAAATTCATAATGTGTATGTTATTTGTTTAATAGATGTAAATCATTCACATATCAGTTAAACTGAAATCATTCATACTTAGCTGTAATTGGTACTGTGTTATTATATTCTAGTTTAACTTCTAAGCTatgtctaatggctcctctacacgatgggcctacgccggccacttcaagggacgcagccatgcggtagaatgagatagcaatatcacttgctccctctaacgcataaatgcgtcctttggagtggccggcgttggcccatcgtgtagaggagccataagggtggTGTATTCTATCTGTCCAATATATTGATCCAATGtatattgcgtctcacattttgcttaatgagagagtgagacgcaatggcattggacaaagaaattggacaggtggaataccaccctaaagtAAACTATTTAGTTCAATTCCTAATTTTAAAGAGAGGTTTTTTCTTATGCCATCTAATTGGAAACTAACATATTTGTCTTCAATTCGTGGTACACTTCTCATCACTTAATATAAAGTGCCTAAAATAAGCCAAAATAATACCATCCTAATTATATAACGAAGAAGTGGGACGTTAAAGTATTAGCAATTATAAGTAGATAATTCACGATTTTCACTGAACAACCAAGCTAAGGAGTCCCCATACAACGTTACTTCCAATTCGTTCCTTCCAAAACGATAAAGTAACCATGTATGGTCAAACAacttttgtcagtagaaaaaggcgcaaaattcaaattttctatgggacaattacctttttttttttacgttggggaaatgcgtttacgcatgccacctgttttttaattttgtcgttttttttctactgatggaacggaaatggcttgacagtgATATTTTATAAAAGGCCCCAGCGTATCACCTTCATGTGGTCGAAGTGCTGCCCCCTAACGGAGCGACCTGATGGAGCGTTCCGGAGAAACTCCGATCCACGAATGGCGCTTCAGAATCGTGGATCGCTGATCCATAAGTATTTGGATTATTAGATCCATTAGACAGTCCCTGCTATAGGAATAATTTAAACTGTAAtgcttaacacattcattaccactaagtgctacgggttacgttcgtagcgcgtagccacggtttcgccgtatatagcgcgtagtcgctacgaacagtgtaccccgACAGTCGGGTGTGGGAACAGATTATTTAACGTCCATTTCATTTTAAAACCCAAACAAAATAACTACGTCATAATATTAAGATGTAATTATATGTTAAACTTTAAATGCATAGTGTAATATAAGGGTTAACCTTTAGTTAATATTATAGAGCCAACATATTTTTTGATgatgtttttttaaactccgAGTTTTCGGTGCACTGATTAAATTCATtaggtatgtacagtcgacgtccaaaatatgtttacacttttggaccttactcctttgtaataagtcgaaaaatgtaaacaaatatttgacgtcgactgtactaagGCATTTTTACCACAAAGCTGCAAGTTATGCTTTATTagcaatttattttgaatgtaaTTAATGCTTGTTTACAGTATAGTATTTATTGATTCCATTACAATCTATTACGACGCGTATTAATTATGAATATTCATTGTTATATGTTAAATTAAGTATATGTCGCTCTAGTTCAATGTAAACAACACAAACATACATTCGCTCGCAGATACCATACATTTACGTGATTTAAGAAGTCAGGCAAGGCACTATCGGTACCTAAATCCATACTAAACTGGCAAACCGAAATCCACTTTCGGACCTAAGGTATAAGGTTTATTTTGGAATTGACATTTTAAA of the Cydia fagiglandana chromosome 17, ilCydFagi1.1, whole genome shotgun sequence genome contains:
- the LOC134672917 gene encoding protein MCM10 homolog, with the protein product MSDIDELAELDELLRADLADEAESVQKESLREVDIFQPSSSTQSEPELLVSKAGKSSEVHNGDTDSSDDEEKRNYTERKYNDYGSQVKKILDDKQQEHVEKQLDFVTRLRQVNNDVKFNKNKSKPKEVQQDIRHVFCAPETKTKAVSDIYTDPVFGIRITKPLISSAALLDRMQGREAINMLRVKRHVENEDLSKDWVTAGVIVRKSAVKKSQKGNQFLIWTLSDLKDDLKTVSMFLFRKAYNDLWKTTEGTVVAVLNPNVLDRSQNSADQACLSVETSDRVMILGQSKDLGTCKSKKKNGEPCTAFVNLSQCEHCIYHVKQEYQKYSKRSELQSSTMGKGLVNLQKKVLGKDTVIYGGRAYTAPTSGNHKVIKDRDQNRLMSLSDYYKSEGDKLMMNKAPYGAGPMKNNTTPLHSPSTQRKSDTERLNKLTASPSNISSSLAERVASSPKLGKGFGLKGSGMVDLNMSYGQKAAERAKANALRLIQQSGGIEKLDPNNIRGTETGKKRAFEKLNGDNENDSKKSKPNGIKSERFKKILEATSAHQNLIQEHDDNEQDKYFNKLEKKEAMEEKMLNTFKLACKAVRCIKCKYTAFSAAQLCKDERHPLKVLDTFKRFFKCLDCNNRTVSLELIPMKSCSNCNSSRWEKAPMLREKKVTSLSEGLSIRGEEEGYIGGQINAGKNINLLVPDN
- the LOC134672918 gene encoding protein phosphatase 1 regulatory subunit 7-like → MADNIEPKPKNEAATPEKDVERCETSPPPPPTPPAAEEDTQEIIVVNELTKELDLNHGRIGKIENLEDLRRLERLYLRWNLIKKIEGLANLTTLVELELYDNQITVMENMETLVNLELLDLSFNRIKEIQGLDNLTKLTKLYLSSNKITEIKNVNHLTRLEMLELGDNRIREIKNLDGLVNLRQLYLGKNKITKIQGLESFAELSILVLQSNRITKMENLEPLVNLDQLYLSENGIEKIEGLENLSNLQTLDLAQNRLTSIDNLTHMIELEELWLNDNQISDWADVERLRPNDKLITIYLERNPVASDPAYRRKLKLIIPSLHQIDATLCR